In the Campylobacter sputorum subsp. sputorum genome, ATGCAAACGGAGAGTGGCATATAGGCTGGATGAATAATGAAGTTGCTTTTGCAGGATTAGTTTTACTTTTTGGAGGACTTCTTTGGCTTAAAGGCAATAAGATATTTTTATATCTAGCTTTAATAAGTGGAATTTTATGTATATTTTTTATGGCAGGAGCTTATGGAAGTATGCAACGCACCGTTACAACTTGGAGATTTGATGTAACACTGATCAACTTCTATGCTTGTATGTTTTTCTTAGGCGGACTAATGTATCACACATTTTTTGCAAAAGAAGAGCACGAAGAAAAGATGGCATTTTTAGTTGGGCTATTTGGCGGCGGTATGCTTTTAGTTGCAATAGTATTTCAAACCTTGCATCTAGGAAATGTTCAAGTAGCAGGTGTTATAAATCCATTTGATTTGCTTCAAGGAAACTACTCTAAGTTTATCTTCTTAGGTGCCATGCTTGTAGGACTTGCTATGACAATTTGGTATTTTAATATCTATCTTAGAAATAAAAGTAAAATCATAGCAGGATTAGCTTTAATTATAGGAACACTTGGAATCTTGGCAATTAGAGCTGTATTTTATGGACTTGTAAATACTCATGTTATGTTATAGTTTTTGTGCAGGATTTTTCGCAAAAATCTTTTATAGTGCAAATGAAAGGCTTTTTAATAAAATAAAAAGCCCGGATTTGCCTAAAAATTATTTTTATGAAAGAGATAGTGAATCATTTAGAAAAGGAGTTGAGTTATTAAGTAAATTTGATGACTTAAAGATATAAATGCTGATTTCACAAGACTTTTTATAGCTGATTTAGATGGAATAAAAGCCCCGCCTTTTGCTTCATTTTACTACTCAACAGATGTGCCACAAGTTTATACTCAAAATTCAGTAGAAATAGCTCAAATTTATAAAGACAACAAATTTAACTCTTATTTTGCAGAGCTTCCAGCTGATAGTGTTTCAAATGAACTTTTATTTTTGGAATTTGCTTTTAAAATCATAAAATTTGTATTACAAAAGAATTTTTAGAAGATGAAATCCTACCCTACGCTTTTAAATTTAGCAAAAAATCCAAGATAGTGCTAACACAACTTACTACAGGCATTTGGATATTTATTTGAAGATTATATGAATTTGTTAAAAGATGAGTTATGCTTAAAAATTAAAAAAAGATATGTAAATTTGGCTTAAAATTGAAGAACACATAAAAACACATTATACAACAACTCAAAAGAATTAGAAACTCTCTTTATGTTACGAGAACTTATCTAACCCTACTTTAATGGTGTTAAATTATTAAATTTCAGTTTAATTTGTATAATGAAAAATAAGCAATATTGCCAAATATATAAGAGATATTTTACATAAGATTGAGAAAATTTAAAATAAATTTATAGAGTTTACTGATTTAAAAGTTTATAAGTTCAAAGAAAAAACCAAAAATTTCAAAATATTTTTTGTTGATTATTTGAAATTTTAGTGT is a window encoding:
- a CDS encoding DmsC/YnfH family molybdoenzyme membrane anchor subunit gives rise to the protein MILFEIIAAEIPLLFFTVFAQAVIGLVFVYTPAYYKGIRTNLKKFGIFTAIAMALAIFPSLFHLGDITHSLNFLRRMGVFYANGEWHIGWMNNEVAFAGLVLLFGGLLWLKGNKIFLYLALISGILCIFFMAGAYGSMQRTVTTWRFDVTLINFYACMFFLGGLMYHTFFAKEEHEEKMAFLVGLFGGGMLLVAIVFQTLHLGNVQVAGVINPFDLLQGNYSKFIFLGAMLVGLAMTIWYFNIYLRNKSKIIAGLALIIGTLGILAIRAVFYGLVNTHVML
- a CDS encoding molecular chaperone TorD family protein, which translates into the protein MNADFTRLFIADLDGIKAPPFASFYYSTDVPQVYTQNSVEIAQIYKDNKFNSYFAELPADSVSNELLFLEFAFKIIKFVLQKNF